One Helianthus annuus cultivar XRQ/B chromosome 7, HanXRQr2.0-SUNRISE, whole genome shotgun sequence genomic region harbors:
- the LOC110909950 gene encoding protein EXORDIUM-like 7 produces MQDMSHFLHVCFILFSFLATISNAQSNQFKGSKKYEGSSNLLDLEYHMGPILTSPINLYIIWYGHWNPNHQSTIKDFLYSLSSSSSPSPSVSDWWRTVRLYTDQTGANITNSISLAGEFIDSGYSQGKYLSRLSIQSVIKNSLSVKYRSLPLNYKNGLYLVLTSSDVQVQDFCRAVCGFHYFTFPSIVGVTLPYAWVGHSGTQCPGVCAYPFAWPKYSGTPGAHKGIMGAPNGDLGTDGMISVIAHELAEVSTNPLVNAWYAGDDPSAPDEIADMCLGTYGSGAGGGYVGQVYKDRMGNGYNLNGVKGRRFLVQWVWDPVRKSCFGPNAIH; encoded by the coding sequence atgCAAGATATGAGTCATTTTCTGCATGTATGTTTCATACTCTTCTCATTTCTTGCAACAATCTCAAATGCTCAAAGCAATCAATTCAAAGGATCTAAAAAGTATGAGGGCTCTTCTAATCTGTTAGATCTTGAATACCACATGGGTCCTATTCTCACTTCTCCTATCAACCTCTATATCATTTGGTATGGCCATTGGAACCCTAATCACCAATCCACCATCAAAGACTTCTTATATTCCCTCTCATCTTCATCCTCTCCCTCTCCTTCGGTTTCTGATTGGTGGCGCACCGTCCGTCTCTACACCGATCAAACCGGAGCCAACATCACTAATAGCATTAGTCTCGCAGGCGAGTTCATAGACTCGGGATACTCTCAAGGAAAGTACCTCAGCCGCTTATCGATCCAATCAGTGATTAAGAACTCGCTTAGTGTAAAGTATCGATCGTTACCCCTTAACTACAAAAACGGTTTGTACCTTGTGTTGACATCATCAGATGTTCAAGTCCAAGATTTTTGTAGGGCAGTGTGCGGATTTCACTACTTTACATTTCCATCCATAGTGGGTGTCACACTGCCATATGCATGGGTAGGCCATAGCGGGACACAATGTCCCGGTGTTTGTGCCTACCCATTTGCGTGGCCCAAATACTCAGGCACACCAGGTGCCCACAAAGGCATCATGGGTGCACCAAATGGGGATTTAGGGACTGATGGAATGATAAGTGTGATTGCTCACGAGCTCGCAGAGGTGTCAACCAACCCGCTCGTGAATGCTTGGTATGCAGGGGATGACCCAAGCGCCCCGGATGAGATTGCGGATATGTGCCTAGGGACATACGGGTCGGGTGCGGGTGGCGGGTATGTGGGTCAAGTTTACAAGGACAGAATGGGAAATGGATATAATTTAAATGGTGTGAAAGGAAGAAGGTTTCTTGTGCAATGGGTTTGGGACCCTGTGAGAAAGAGTTGCTTTGGACCCAATGCAATACATTGA